The DNA region ACGAAGAAGGCCGACGCCTGCTTACGTTGCTCGGCATGCCGTTCCGTGAATCCTGATCTGGGCAAGCTGGAAGGATAGAGCCCGAGATGGCGAAAAAGTCACAGATGGTCCGCGCGAGCCGGCCTGCCAAGTACGCGGTACGACATCACAACCGCTGCAAGCTGTGCGGGCGACCGCGCGCATATATTCGGAAGTTTGGTGTGTGCCGCATCTGCTTCCGCGAACTGGCGTCGCAGGGCAAGCTCCCTGGCGTCACGAAGTCGAGCTGGTAGCTCGATCGGCACAGATGGTCCAAACCGTTGGGGCGTGGACCACGCATTGAGAAGGTACGGGAGACCGCAGGAATGAGTGTCGTCAACGATCCGA from Thermomicrobiales bacterium includes:
- a CDS encoding type Z 30S ribosomal protein S14; the encoded protein is MAKKSQMVRASRPAKYAVRHHNRCKLCGRPRAYIRKFGVCRICFRELASQGKLPGVTKSSW